The following DNA comes from Oncorhynchus clarkii lewisi isolate Uvic-CL-2024 chromosome 22, UVic_Ocla_1.0, whole genome shotgun sequence.
TTGTCTACATGGGCTggaagctgtaaaaaaaaaaaaacttttgtcaAAGAGCCAGTTCTATTTTGACAGTTGGTTTAAATAAGGTTACAGAAAAATACTCCATGTCTCATCTCCTTTCCTACATCTGGATGGGGGAAAGCATACACCATATTATTTTCTTCCTCTTTCAAATCAGAGCCATGAAGGAGAGGAAGCAAGACTGTTGTCCCTTTTGATAACTAAGATGCGTATAAGGGTGTTTAGTCCAGCCACCTGCGTAGATATCAATAGGTATTGGGAGTTATAGGCAATATGGTACTACCACCACATCCTTTCTGATAGGAAAGGTCATAATGTTTGTCATATTGCTCCCATCCATTTCTATAtcgactcatcacatacgctgctgctactgttatcGTGTTGCCTAGTTATATTTAAGTCGTTACCTCGTACACCTACAcatggactcggtactggtaccccaagTTACTCATtggtgtatttattattacgtcactattttctctctctctccgcattgttgggaaggtcccgtaactaagcatttcactgttagtataCACcttttgtttacaaagcatgtgacttTTATTTTATTCGATCCATCTTCCAGTTCACAGGTCAACCTCCACAGTGTCCACATCCAATTCCTCGTTAGCGTGGAACGGCTCCTCTGATATCACTATGGTCGGCGGGGGTTCCCTGGCGATGGGACCAAGCTCAAcctctggcttcctgtcctctgGGCTGACCGGGTCAAAGACAAATATAATTAATAGAACCATTATACTCTATGGTAAGAAACCCTGCTTGAATTGCTTTTTCTTTTTAATGCATCCCTTCCTGGGGAGGCAGTTAGTGATCTGTACATGATTGAAGAAGGAAACACTGCCTTCAATCATTCATTGTAAAACGGAAAGAAATGTATTTGAAAGGAGTAAAAACTTGGCCAGAATTGGGATCAGTTCCATCTCCAATCCACTTAATtcggggttagggttgggataaGTGTTAAAAGTCAGGGTTTGTGTTAGGGTTTCTACCTTGTACTGCTGCTGGCCTTATGGAGCCTCCTTACTTTGGTCTCAGTAGAGGTAAGAGCAGACGGGGACCTCATGTCTCCTATCAAAGACAATATACATTGCTCAATCGAATAAATCCTATACAAAGCAGTGCAATCACTCATGGAAGTCATGATCAGAAGGTCCCTGTCTTGACATCATCAAAGTACCTACCATCAGCAGTCGGGCTGTGTCTGACAGAGGGAGAGCGTGAGCGATTGGCTAGAGACGGTTGCTTTAGCGTATCAGAGCTGATGAAGGACACAGCATCTTCCCCCTCAGCCCCAGTAGCCAATAAGGAGGCTCGGTAGTAGATGAGTGGCAGCCAACACTCCTCTCTGTTACTGATGATCTGTTCACTTATGTACCTCTGTAGGTAGGTGtaactggagggagagaggaacaggtTTAAGCTAGTCCACTGACATACAAACAGTCtttaaaaggtccaatgcagccatttttatctctgTAGTTACCAGAAATTAGTTAAtatgaagtaccttactgtgattgttttgaGTTAataatggtcaaaaagaaacacatagcttcttagcaaagaacaatttctcaagcaaaacTTTTGCTAGGATTGTCGGAGTAGTCTGAGTGGGCAGAGAAAgtgaaaactagctgttaatGACAGAGCAGGTTTGGAACTCTGTCAGCctattttggtgggatggagttctggactgcctggtgacatcaccagatcTAAAAAGGCATTATTTTCAgcttcacagtattattccagcccccgtgtggaaatatatacagtaccagtcaaatgtggacacctgctcattcaaggggtttttatttgtactattttctacattgtagaataatagcaaatacatcaaaactatgaaataacacatatggaatcatgtagtaaccaaaaaataagttgaatcaaaatatattttagattcttcaaagtagccaccatttgcctttgacggctttgcacactttgcattctctcaaccagcttcatgaggaatgcttctccaatggtcttgaaggagttaccacatatgctgagcacttggctgcttttccttcactctgcggtccaactcatcccaaaacatctcaattggcttgaggtcgggtgattgtggaggccaatgtcatctgatgcagcactccatcactgtccttcttggtcaaatagcccttacgcagcatgtgttttgggtcattggtcctgttgaaaaacaaatgatagccccactaagcgcaaaccagatgggatggcttatcgctgcagaatgctgtgtcagccatgctggttaagtgtgccttaaattctaaaaaTAAAGcgccatcacaccacctcctccatggttcacggtgggaaccacacatgcggagatcatctgtttacCTACTCTGCATCCAAAAATGTTGAAACATCAGACAGATTTCCAcccgtctaatgtccattgcttgtgtttcttggccaaagcaagtatTCTTATTGGTTTACTTGGTAGCAATTCAACCATAAACCTGATTCAcgtggtctcctctgaacagttgatgttgagatgtgtctgttacttgaacactatgaagcatttatttgggctgcaatttctgtggTTGGTAACTCCAATTAACTTatcgtctgcagcagaggtaactctgggtcttcctttcatgtggcggtcctcatgagaaccagtttcatcatagagcttgattgtttttttgtgactgcacttgaagaaacttcaaagttcttgacattttgcagattgactgtcgtttctcttggcttatttgtgctgttctttggtcttttaccaaatagggctatcttctatataccacccctaccttgtcacaacacaattgattggctcaaacgcattaagaaattccacaaattaacaaggcacacgtgttaattgaaatgcattccaggtaactaactacctcatgaaggttgagagaatgctaaaagtgtacaaagctgtcatcaaggcaaagggtggctactttgaaaaatctcatattttgatttgtttaaaacttttttggtttcctcataattccatgtgttatttcatagttttgatgtctttactattaatctacaatgtagaaaatagtgaaaatatggaaaaaccctggaatgagtcggtgtgtccaaacgtttgactgcaCTTGGCCTTTAAGCATGTTATacatatacagagaagagaacacacacttacacaatcTTTTTGTCTGGTCTGAGGAGCTTGCTGGAGAACTCGCTGAGGATGGTGAGGTAGGAGAGGTATGGAGGAGAGGGCTTCTCTGCTCTCTGGACAAAGCCCTGAAAAACAAACTCTATACCGtcccttcacacacacagagagaggaaaagtgAACGAATGACACGAGCGCATTGAGCCTAGGAAATGTGCTAAACATTGTATTATTAGTATAATTATTCTGAGTATTATTTTAAACAAATGCTCATAGTACTGGTGTGGTGAAATGAGGCCTCGGAAACCATGATGAATAACATTAAAATGGGACGTGAGTGTGCATGTATGCAAGGTTATGAGGGTAGTGTTTACCTACCTATGGATCAGAGTGAGGGACTCTCTGGACTTTGTCTGGTCCCAGCCAAAGGTGAGAGAGAAGCGTCTGGCCAGCTCCTTGATGCTGCTGAATGTTTGGACACCTGAGCTACAGGTGACTCCACTGTCCTGCTCCTGCTTCAGACGCAGGAACAACTGAGGAAAAAGTGACAGAGACATCACTGATCAACTTGGTCACAGTTTCGTTCAATTCATGTCAGCTGAATCTAACTCAGTGTACTTTACTCAATTTAGTTCAGTTCAGATAAGCTCAGTTAAATCAAATCCAACTAAAATCCGATCAGCTCAATTTAATCAAACTCAGATCTCTCCCTCATTTAGACCTGAATGATATTTGCCATCCATTAGCCAGCCAACGAAACGACAACACATATGCTGAGTGAGGCCAAAAAAGAGCATCGCCTACAagccacccctccctcctctgtggGATCTACCATTAGGCCTTAACCAGGCCATTATTGGATAATATAATATCTAAAACCTGGAGGCCTGGATAGTGCCAAAATTTCACATTTCCCAATTTAATTTATTTCTCAATAATTATTTTGGATACAGATTTAAAATGCATGCAAAATATCCTTCTCCCAATGGATTTCATTTGAggaagataaaaaatatatatatattctaacatTTCTGGATTataaccaaattatgataaatgtACTATGTTATGTATTGGATCATTAAAAAATCCAACgtttacattactgtgtagtttaccaataaaatggtctgatggtgaagtggacatactctgtattcatatcacaaaagacagaaatgaccgaactacaatacattttaatacaaAGTTAGCAAAATAAATAATCCCTTGCTACCAGGGAAAGAAAAATATCACCCTggttaactctttagtcatatcccagttgatttatttgtacaaaaaaaaaaaagattttattTGGAACGGTAAGCCAGACAACATTAAACGAgcatatttatataatgaatgtgAATTCAGacggcagaaatgattaaatattaaagcattagacctctcactaaaggcttcagtcatacaaaagatATACTTacatccaaactggttctctggcagattagtaagaatggctGACCTAGTGTTTACGAATGGTCTTTTCCCCTTCAGATTACAAtctctcactttcggttatttgaaaatgtaaaaaatatagctatttttaaaacaagccatagaaagttggttgcaatttcagtttaatccaccagaaaagacagaaaaatAACAAAGATTATGGTTAAACtcagatatatatttttatcaaTTAGCATATATTTTTTGGAAGAAAGAAAATGCGGTATAATCTTTGTAGATTATAAATAGGACTGGTCTcggagggtggctactttgaagaatctcaaatataacactgttttggttactacatgattccatgtgtgttatttcatagttttcatatcatcactattattccacaatgtagaaaatgtgtccaaacttttgactggcactgtatgtatacatttgtttttttgggggggggggttgttggaaTGCGCCATGGGAAGGGAAGGTTGAAATATGACGTAATAAAGAGAGGTGAAGGGGTAGAGTCAGAACAACCCTGGCCCACCTGTTGCAGACAGAGCACCAGCGTGCGAGCACTCTCTATCTTATCCATCTGCCGCGTTCTGCTCAGAGTCTCCTTAATGATGTCACCAAAGTTATTATaatactgcagagagagagagagagagagagagtgaatatcAGTGATGAGGAGACAGTCATGTCAGAGCCTTTCATGTGGCGTCTGGCCTCTGCCCCCTCGCCCCCATCACTACAGATAGCTGTATCACTGCGTGTGTGCTTTCTGCTGCTTGTCCCGCTCAGAGAATGTTGATGACCTTACATTCCCTATAATGCTGATGTGCCACACAAAACATACAACTGGGATATTCATACCTGTGTGAGAATTCTGATACACTGTTCTAATGTACTGCTCCTATAGtggtgaggatgaggaggggtCCTATCCAATATAACCCTAAATCTAGGTTTCCGGTGCGGTACAAATGTTatgcattgactcaggggtgtgaatacttatgtaaattagctatttcagtatttaattttcaataaatttgcaaaaatgtctaaacattttctacttcatcattatggggtattgtgtgtagatgggtgagaaaaaatgatatttaatcagttttgaattcaggttgtaacaacaacatgtggaataagtcaagggatctgaatactttccgaatacactgtatatatatcccTTGAAATATGTATATTGTATGCAGAGATCACTTTGTGATAGTAGCATTACCTTCATGTAATACTTAAAGAGATCAGCAGCCATACTCATCTCCAGCACCCCGTGTACTATGAGTTTACAGAAGCCTGCCAATAAGCTCCTACGTCTGTGGAGCTCCTCCAACCTCCCCTCACCAGACTCTACATCACTACCTGAGAGAGATGCAGAACGAGTAAGGGGAAGAAAAGGATGAACGAGAGGAAAAGCaaaaaagagaagaaagaaagcggggaatgagagacagatgagagggaaAGAGTGGTTTAGTTAGTTTCAGGACAACGGGTTTAACAGGTGGAAATAAGTGACAACATGCAACTATAGTTATGACACCATGTGGGTTCAATCTTTCACAGAGCCAATAAAAACGCTCGCAGAGGTGAACCAAAGTTAATGCTATTTTCTCACGGAAAAACATTGCCCTTATTTCATAACTTAATGCTTTTGCCCCGAGACTGATCTCCAATCCACCACCTAATAGAAAACAGTGTCTATACTATAACGGCCAGGAAGTAAAtcaaataacacaatagatctttATTACATGTTTCAAACCAATAGCCCCATATTGCATTTGTTTGAACATATGAGAAATCCCTTCCTGTGCGCTTATTGACTTATCTGGACAATCCGTGTGAGGACGCAATATGTTTCCCATGAGAAAAGCTGTCATCAGGTACCATTGATTATGAATGCCTCCTCTTGACCATCAATACTCAATACACAGTAAATGGCCCACACAAAATAAATTCTCGGAGAATAAAGCAGTGCATGCGTTTTCTATCGATCCCGTTTCCTTTTTGTTTaaatatagacttttttttttttcaaaataacTTTTCCCACTGTGGAATCTGTAAAAAATATATCCAAAAGCTATACAAAGCATCCATAGACACGTCACCTAACAAATACTTGGACTAATCTCTTGGACTAATGTATAATGAGTCTGTGTAGCACTGGGTGTGTATTACTGGCTTTCCTGCACGATTTGAAGTCAACTGTTAGGTCAGGTTTGAGGAGTAGAATATGAAGTGATTTATAGCCTAGGAGCACCTCTGTGTAGATCCATTTAGCTACGACTGCGGCTGTGAATTTAATATCTGAATGTATTATCATGATTAACTTGTAACAGAAACAGGGAGTGAACTGTAAACCTGtgacatactgtacatctgtacCATCCTACAGTCTGACAAAGAAAAACAGTGCCATCTGCTGGGGAAAGGTACAAGTGTGTAAGACACACAGGACGAAACAAAGAGACAGAGGTGCTATTTTCTCTAGCCTCATCTTGTCTTACGAATATAATTTTCATCATTATTGCACTCCAACCTGCCTTAATACATTCCTGCAAACTTTGGACAAACTCCTACTGATTTCCAGTCAAGTTTGGGGACCTGGGGGAGAAGGGGTGAGCAAGTCAGGTAGAGGTATGGTAAGAGGGGGTTGCATTAAGCTCGCTCACCCTCTCTAATAGAGTATCTACAGTAATCAGAAGTAGAGTTGTCAATGGTCTCACCCCTGCTATGGCTGTCGTACTCTGCTCCAGTGAAGACGTGCTCCAGAATGAAGGCAAGTAGCGCCCTCTGAAGTTTTGGGTCGGGAGTGTAGAGCAGGGGGCCGTAAGACGAGGGATCCCACACTTGCAACTGGTAGTTGTGGGCCGTCAAGAcatcacacagagacaggaatgcctgggggggggggggggggggagaaagtgggagagggatggagaaaaataataaaaagaaGAGACAGGAGCAAGACAACGTATTAGTTTGTTTCACAGTAAAAGAGAGAAGTAGCCAACATTCAgagaactatatatatatattttttttaaactgacttGTGGCATGGTTGTCAGAAGTGTTTCTGCTTTAGTAGTTGTCATGATGAATACTAGCTCACGCTAGTTGTGCCCTTCACAGAGAGTGCAGATGAACCACTCAGTGTCAGTGAGGTTATCATacacagagatactgtagatGGAAAGGCCTGAGCGGTTGAGGACACAATCAATCACATGACCAGTGAGGTAGAACCTCCCAATGGTGTAAGCAGCACATTGTCACATATGCTAGAGCCACCGAAAGGCAGAAACAGAGGAAATAATCATATAAATACTGTTTGTTCTTTAAAGGTCtaataaaatcacattttgacTATAGTACATTTTTACTCATGGGAAGAGATTGCTGATAGTTTATTAGTTTCACTAATTATCAGAATGAGGTATTGGGGTGGCGGTGTAACAAAATCACTAAGATGTAAACGATAACAGAGTCACTAGGACAGTGGAATAACAAAGTTCATAGTTCACTAGTCAATACTGATGCACAACATACAGTACGGGTCCATTTAGACAAAATAACATGGAGGCTAGCAGTCCTGTGTTAAGACCCGCTTCATTGAGCCTGCCTTCTGTGGCAGATGGACAGGATTTACACTTTTGTGACTATTCCATTGAATCCAATGCACCAGTGCAGCTGAAGTATTTAAAGGTTCAGACTAATAGTGCTGCGGTGTGTCCTACCTGCTCCTTCACACTCTGATCGTTGTGGGACAGACAACGTAGACACTTCTCACACAATGCTCTCATCTGACTCCTCTGGGCTACAGCCTTTtcctgcacacatacacacacacagcattcaaTACATCTGTCCAACCGTACAAGAAACTAGCTAACTGTAAATAAAGCCGGACTAGCTAACTGTAGGAGGTAATATCAGGTGGTCACCCGTGAGGTCAGGGTTTCTCTACTGGTGTTGaggttccagaggacagagtAAGATACACACTGCAGAGCTTCCACTGTCAGCtgagggcggagagagagggaggtcagaggtGGTGAGGCATGGTGTTCTCAACTGTAAATGCCAAAAGGTTATGTGATTTTCCATATAGGAAGAGCTTGGGGGTTAGTAGGAATGGACTGGTGTGATGTCATTTGACAGAGGGTGACCATAGCTCAGGGCAGGGTATACTATCTACCTGTGTAGGTAATCCACCGTGAATGATCTCCactgagagaagaggaaagacCTGCTCATACAGTCCCCAATGAGACAGGTCCTGGGCACTACAAGAGAGCAGAGCAGGTGTCACATGCGCAGACACGAACGCAGCCATGATCACCTGCGTGCATACACgggcacaaatgcacacacacacaaacaaacgcaCACATCATCTTACTTGTGGAAAGCAGTGAGTTTCTTCAGTGTGGATAGAATCTCTCCGGTCTTTTCCTCATCAGCAGTGAAGTTGCCATcctgagaagaaagagagaaagagggggagaggaacaTGGCAACAGATACATAACTCAATCGCCACTCTGTCTTAAAgaaacaacatatatttatgtatgTGTTACCCATGGCATCTCTGTGCCTACCTGCAGTGCGTCACCCAGCAGTGCTGCCAATCTGTCTGCCCAGCATTGGACCACTGCGTCTCTGCCAGGTCGTGCCAGGGGGTGCCAGGCTGTTTCCTCTCCACACAGGCTGAGGTATGAGCGAGCAGCCGCCTCCAGCACTGCAGGGTCAGTGTGGAGCTCCAAAACAGCTCCCATCTCAGCCAGCAGGCCCGACAACGCCTGAAAGGAAGGGGGACGGAGAAATACTCTTTAAAACAGGGTTGTTCTGACATTTTCTTTAATTTTGGGTGTATAAATAAAACACACTGGCATTGGTGATCTCAAACAAATGGTTGGGTCAATAGACGTTCATGGAGGTTTAACTTTAACCCCTGATCAAGGCCTATGGACTAAATATGTTTTGGACCATTGAAAGTACTGTGAATCATACAAGAATGCTGGAGATCTTTTCCTTCTCAAATCTGATTTAATAGTCTCACCAGCAGAAGGTGCTAAGAGCCGTCTGCAAACAACAGGATCGCAAAGTAATTGCTGAGAAGTACATAGCTCACATGTCCCGTACACTAATACAATATAATAAATGATTACTAGTCTTGTCATGTATTTCTCACTCATTCATCTCTATGGTATTTGTTTAACATGTTCTTGTTAGTCATTTACCAAACACTTTTTCCAGACCTACTTAGAATAAGTGCATTCAACTAAAGTAGGTATCACCATCACTGGAATTTTGCATTTGTTGACAACTTTTACAAGAACAATGTAAAAGTGCTGGCTGGCTATAAAGCACATTTTCAAGTAAGCTGACCTGTGGGAATTCTGCATTTGGCGAATCTGGGTGTAAGTACTGAGGTATCTTCAAAAGAGATGCCACAGTTTCTGGGCTCCCTGAATACTAGGAATATAATTATCACAATCATCATATCACAATTATCACAACCATcatcaatcatcatcatcattgtttTGATTAGTCTGCACACCAGTTGGTTCATTGTAGCAAAAGCCATGTTAGTTGTGAGATTGTTAGACGGAATATAACCGGTCCCCTGCTGGATTGTAATGCCCTCTAGTGGCAGTAGCCTTAACAGATCTTAACTAGCAGGAGGATAAAAAGTGTCATATCAATCACTATTGTCATTCTCTTAACCATCATCAGTAGCAGCATTATCATCAATGTCATCGCCATCCTTTCTGTCATCATAAGCCCTCCTGCACTGGTGTAATATGTTCCCATGAAAgagtgtgttttaatgtgtgtgtgtgtgtgtgtgtgtgtgtgtgtgtgtgtgtgtgcatgtatatgtTCTTACCTTAATCAGCAACTGTGGCAGTACCTTGAGGAAGTGTTCAGTGAGTCTGCCACAGTCATCTACCTGAGACTTTTTTTCTCTGGCACTTACCAACTGTCAAAAACAGTGTTACATTtacaagatatatatatatatatatatataatattcatTTATTACTATTATTAACCCATCCACCACCCATACACATATTACAAAAACTGCATACACCACtgttaaaaagtttggggtcacttagaaatgtccttgttttagaaaagcaacattttcatccattaaaataacagaaaaatgatttgaaatacagtgtagacattgttaatgttgtaaataactattgtagctggaaacagctgatttttaatggaatatctacacaggcgtacagaggcccattatcagcaaccatcacgcctgtgttccaatggcacgatgtgttagctaatccaagtttatcattttaaaaaggctaattgatcattagaaaacccttttgcaattatgttagcacagctgaaaacaaaactggccttctttaaaaGAGTTGAGTatcttgtcagtctattcttgttccgagaaattaaggctattccatgcaagaaattgccaagaaactgaagatctggtacaacgctgtgtactactcccttcacggaacagcgcaaactggctcagAATAGAATcgacagaatagaaagaggagtgggaggccctgatgcacaactgagcaagaggacaagtacattagagtgtctagtttgaggaaacagacacctcacaagtcctcaactggcagtttcattaaatagta
Coding sequences within:
- the LOC139380197 gene encoding cohesin subunit SA-2 isoform X3; amino-acid sequence: MDTLISLLTELSDSRVRAFRHTCTLAAMKLLSSLIGVALSLSVSIENSQRLGEVERTKTSGRRNSPRLERIHRKTTELQDRRVEIENMMDAIFKGVFLKRYRDVLPEIRSMCMEELAVWMKLYSPVFLTDSYLKYMGWMMHDKLPDVRLKCVLGLQGLYGDPLLLPKLDLFNSRFKDRMISMTLDKDHEVAVQTLRLLILISQSADEVINPEDYKQLFQLVYSSHRPLATTAGELLYTRLLSSPTPAPDLREGASEQDTHTQLTTARVRALLHFYQDSELHQHVVYLVDSLWDCAGAMLKDWSSLTSLLLQDPSTQDADLSAGEQSLVVELLVASVRQAVEGPLLAGRSTCKKLVSAREKKSQVDDCGRLTEHFLKVLPQLLIKYSGSPETVASLLKIPQYLHPDSPNAEFPQALSGLLAEMGAVLELHTDPAVLEAAARSYLSLCGEETAWHPLARPGRDAVVQCWADRLAALLGDALQDGNFTADEEKTGEILSTLKKLTAFHNAQDLSHWGLYEQVFPLLSVEIIHGGLPTQLTVEALQCVSYSVLWNLNTSRETLTSREKAVAQRSQMRALCEKCLRCLSHNDQSVKEQAFLSLCDVLTAHNYQLQVWDPSSYGPLLYTPDPKLQRALLAFILEHVFTGAEYDSHSRGSDVESGEGRLEELHRRRSLLAGFCKLIVHGVLEMSMAADLFKYYMKYYNNFGDIIKETLSRTRQMDKIESARTLVLCLQQLFLRLKQEQDSGVTCSSGVQTFSSIKELARRFSLTFGWDQTKSRESLTLIHRDGIEFVFQGFVQRAEKPSPPYLSYLTILSEFSSKLLRPDKKIVYTYLQRYISEQIISNREECWLPLIYYRASLLATGAEGEDAVSFISSDTLKQPSLANRSRSPSVRHSPTADGDMRSPSALTSTETKVRRLHKASSSTSPEDRKPEVELGPIAREPPPTIVISEEPFHANEELDVDTVEVDL
- the LOC139380197 gene encoding cohesin subunit SA-2 isoform X2 — its product is MIAEPTVTSRSSVQNENLAVDANSSGAVNHTVDGARNENRQKSLRGKRRARGSENAKRRHTKVTNGSLGRAQNRHLKHGDIEAVTLFEVVTMGRSAMQAVVDDWIEAYITDRDSGLLDLISFFIQCSGCKGLVTAEMFQSRQDDVMRKMVEELDEGSGLQYKKFLAFPWILTVTWPMDMDSGEYPLTMSGPYWRRFRGEFCEFVSVLVTQCQYNVIFDSYLMDTLISLLTELSDSRVRAFRHTCTLAAMKLLSSLIGVALSLSVSIENSQRLGEVERTKTSGRRNSPRLERIHRKTTELQDRRVEIENMMDAIFKGVFLKRYRDVLPEIRSMCMEELAVWMKLYSPVFLTDSYLKYMGWMMHDKLPDVRLKCVLGLQGLYGDPLLLPKLDLFNSRFKDRMISMTLDKDHEVAVQTLRLLILISQSADEVINPEDYKQLFQLVYSSHRPLATTAGELLYTRLLSSPTPAPDLREGASEQDTHTQLTTARVRALLHFYQDSELHQHVVYLVDSLWDCAGAMLKDWSSLTSLLLQDPSTQDADLSAGEQSLVVELLVASVRQAVEGPLLAGRSTCKKLVSAREKKSQVDDCGRLTEHFLKVLPQLLIKALSGLLAEMGAVLELHTDPAVLEAAARSYLSLCGEETAWHPLARPGRDAVVQCWADRLAALLGDALQDGNFTADEEKTGEILSTLKKLTAFHNAQDLSHWGLYEQVFPLLSVEIIHGGLPTQLTVEALQCVSYSVLWNLNTSRETLTSREKAVAQRSQMRALCEKCLRCLSHNDQSVKEQAFLSLCDVLTAHNYQLQVWDPSSYGPLLYTPDPKLQRALLAFILEHVFTGAEYDSHSRGSDVESGEGRLEELHRRRSLLAGFCKLIVHGVLEMSMAADLFKYYMKYYNNFGDIIKETLSRTRQMDKIESARTLVLCLQQLFLRLKQEQDSGVTCSSGVQTFSSIKELARRFSLTFGWDQTKSRESLTLIHRDGIEFVFQGFVQRAEKPSPPYLSYLTILSEFSSKLLRPDKKIVYTYLQRYISEQIISNREECWLPLIYYRASLLATGAEGEDAVSFISSDTLKQPSLANRSRSPSVRHSPTADGDMRSPSALTSTETKVRRLHKASSSTSPEDRKPEVELGPIAREPPPTIVISEEPFHANEELDVDTVEVDL
- the LOC139380197 gene encoding cohesin subunit SA-2 isoform X1 yields the protein MIAEPTVTSRSSVQNENLAVDANSSGAVNHTVDGARNENRQKSLRGKRRARGSENAKRRHTKVTNGSLGRAQNRHLKHGDIEAVTLFEVVTMGRSAMQAVVDDWIEAYITDRDSGLLDLISFFIQCSGCKGLVTAEMFQSRQDDVMRKMVEELDEGSGLQYKKFLAFPWILTVTWPMDMDSGEYPLTMSGPYWRRFRGEFCEFVSVLVTQCQYNVIFDSYLMDTLISLLTELSDSRVRAFRHTCTLAAMKLLSSLIGVALSLSVSIENSQRLGEVERTKTSGRRNSPRLERIHRKTTELQDRRVEIENMMDAIFKGVFLKRYRDVLPEIRSMCMEELAVWMKLYSPVFLTDSYLKYMGWMMHDKLPDVRLKCVLGLQGLYGDPLLLPKLDLFNSRFKDRMISMTLDKDHEVAVQTLRLLILISQSADEVINPEDYKQLFQLVYSSHRPLATTAGELLYTRLLSSPTPAPDLREGASEQDTHTQLTTARVRALLHFYQDSELHQHVVYLVDSLWDCAGAMLKDWSSLTSLLLQDPSTQDADLSAGEQSLVVELLVASVRQAVEGPLLAGRSTCKKLVSAREKKSQVDDCGRLTEHFLKVLPQLLIKYSGSPETVASLLKIPQYLHPDSPNAEFPQALSGLLAEMGAVLELHTDPAVLEAAARSYLSLCGEETAWHPLARPGRDAVVQCWADRLAALLGDALQDGNFTADEEKTGEILSTLKKLTAFHNAQDLSHWGLYEQVFPLLSVEIIHGGLPTQLTVEALQCVSYSVLWNLNTSRETLTSREKAVAQRSQMRALCEKCLRCLSHNDQSVKEQAFLSLCDVLTAHNYQLQVWDPSSYGPLLYTPDPKLQRALLAFILEHVFTGAEYDSHSRGSDVESGEGRLEELHRRRSLLAGFCKLIVHGVLEMSMAADLFKYYMKYYNNFGDIIKETLSRTRQMDKIESARTLVLCLQQLFLRLKQEQDSGVTCSSGVQTFSSIKELARRFSLTFGWDQTKSRESLTLIHRDGIEFVFQGFVQRAEKPSPPYLSYLTILSEFSSKLLRPDKKIVYTYLQRYISEQIISNREECWLPLIYYRASLLATGAEGEDAVSFISSDTLKQPSLANRSRSPSVRHSPTADGDMRSPSALTSTETKVRRLHKASSSTSPEDRKPEVELGPIAREPPPTIVISEEPFHANEELDVDTVEVDL